In the Pseudomonas sp. ADAK2 genome, one interval contains:
- a CDS encoding LrgB family protein: MILDWQGALDSVIHHPLFGIGITLGAYQLVLAAFEKTRWIFLQPVLVSMLLVIGVLVGCGLTYAEYRKSTEILSILLGPATVALAVPLYLNLRRIRQLFWPIFTTLVIGGVVATGMGVLLGWWFGAEHMILMTMAPKSVTSPIAMLVAEQIGGVAALAAVFVLITGVIGAIFGPSLLTRLGVHSPEARGMALGLTAHAVGTSVALQESEECGAFAALAMSLMGVATAVFLPLAVSMVV, encoded by the coding sequence ATGATTCTCGATTGGCAGGGCGCTCTCGATTCGGTGATTCACCATCCGCTGTTCGGCATCGGCATTACCCTCGGCGCTTATCAACTAGTGCTCGCGGCGTTCGAGAAAACCCGCTGGATCTTCCTGCAACCGGTGCTGGTGTCCATGCTGCTGGTGATCGGCGTATTGGTAGGCTGCGGCCTGACCTACGCCGAGTACCGCAAGAGCACCGAGATCCTCAGCATCCTGCTCGGTCCCGCCACCGTTGCCCTGGCGGTGCCGCTGTACTTGAATCTGCGACGGATTCGGCAGTTATTCTGGCCGATATTTACTACGCTGGTGATAGGCGGCGTGGTCGCCACGGGCATGGGCGTGTTGCTCGGCTGGTGGTTCGGCGCCGAACACATGATCCTGATGACCATGGCGCCCAAATCCGTGACCTCGCCGATTGCCATGTTGGTGGCTGAGCAGATCGGTGGTGTCGCGGCGCTGGCGGCGGTGTTCGTGTTGATTACCGGTGTGATCGGTGCGATTTTCGGCCCGAGTCTTTTGACCCGGCTCGGTGTCCACAGTCCTGAGGCCCGCGGCATGGCTTTAGGGCTGACCGCCCACGCGGTCGGCACGTCGGTGGCGTTGCAGGAAAGTGAAGAGTGCGGCGCCTTCGCGGCGCTGGCGATGAGTCTGATGGGCGTGGCCACGGCGGTATTCCTGCCGTTGGCCGTGTCGATGGTGGTGTAA
- a CDS encoding LON peptidase substrate-binding domain-containing protein produces MSLPLFPLNTVLFPGCILDLQIFEARYLDMISRCMKQGSGFGVVCILDGEEVGIAPAGYALVGCEALITDFKQQDNGLLGIRVQGGRRFHVLRSEVQRDHLTIADVEWLEDEPEQPLQDEDADLVALLKALAEHPMVEALNMGTEATGQQSLANQLAYLLPFAEVDKIDLLQLDDPQQRLDAIQALLDELQGELFA; encoded by the coding sequence ATGAGCTTGCCGCTTTTTCCGCTGAACACGGTGCTGTTCCCTGGTTGCATCCTCGATTTGCAGATTTTCGAGGCGCGCTACCTGGACATGATCAGCCGCTGCATGAAACAGGGCAGCGGCTTCGGCGTGGTGTGCATCCTCGATGGCGAGGAAGTCGGCATCGCCCCGGCAGGTTATGCGCTGGTCGGCTGTGAAGCGTTGATCACCGATTTCAAGCAGCAGGACAACGGCTTGTTGGGGATTCGGGTACAGGGTGGGCGGCGGTTCCACGTCTTGCGCTCCGAAGTGCAGCGCGATCACCTGACCATCGCCGATGTCGAGTGGCTGGAAGACGAGCCCGAACAACCGTTGCAGGATGAAGACGCCGACCTGGTTGCCTTGCTCAAGGCCCTGGCCGAACACCCGATGGTCGAAGCGCTGAACATGGGCACCGAAGCGACCGGGCAACAGTCGCTGGCCAATCAGTTGGCGTACCTGCTGCCGTTCGCCGAAGTGGACAAGATCGACCTGCTGCAACTCGATGACCCGCAACAACGGCTGGATGCGATTCAGGCGTTGCTGGATGAGTTGCAGGGCGAGTTGTTTGCCTGA
- a CDS encoding bifunctional DedA family/phosphatase PAP2 family protein yields the protein MGPWLDSITGWLTVNPQWLAAAVFIVACVECLAIAGLIVPGTVLLFAVAVLAGSGALSLGETLLLGFLGGLLGDVISYFLGRHFHQNIRRLPGLRHHPEWIAGAESYFQRYGIASLLVGRFIGPLRPMLPMVAGMFDMPFPRFAAVSLLAAAGWTIAYLLPGWATGAAIRLPLPEGFWPEAGIVAGSIAAMIGLSVTSSLRRHRHATAYIAGLGLLILLGLFIGYPHLTALDQGVMTLVQEHRSPMLDEVAVTFTLIGEFRYMLVFSALLTGLLLLTRQWRQAIFAGGTLLFTALGNTVTKQFFARVRPEVLSDPLTSYSMPSGHASGSFALFLTLAVLAGRGQPPRMRLTWLLLGCLPALSIALSRVYLGAHWPTDVLAGAMLAACVCAAGLWLSQRQTPLNAMPPKVWWLVLPSLLALFAFFALRHLPHTMLRYAY from the coding sequence ATGGGCCCATGGCTCGATAGCATCACCGGCTGGTTGACGGTCAATCCGCAGTGGCTGGCCGCCGCCGTATTCATCGTGGCCTGCGTGGAATGCCTGGCGATTGCCGGGTTGATCGTGCCGGGCACGGTTTTGTTGTTTGCCGTGGCGGTGCTGGCCGGCAGTGGCGCGCTGTCGCTGGGCGAAACGCTGTTGCTGGGATTCCTCGGCGGCTTGCTGGGTGATGTAATTTCCTACTTCCTGGGACGACACTTCCACCAGAACATTCGGCGCTTGCCGGGCCTGCGTCATCACCCGGAATGGATTGCCGGGGCCGAGTCCTATTTCCAGCGCTATGGCATCGCCAGCCTGTTGGTCGGGCGTTTCATCGGGCCGTTGCGGCCAATGTTGCCGATGGTGGCCGGGATGTTCGACATGCCCTTCCCGCGCTTCGCCGCCGTCAGCCTGTTGGCCGCCGCCGGCTGGACCATTGCCTATCTGCTGCCGGGTTGGGCCACGGGAGCGGCGATTCGCCTGCCCTTGCCGGAAGGATTCTGGCCTGAAGCCGGGATCGTCGCCGGTAGCATTGCGGCGATGATCGGCTTGAGCGTCACCAGCAGTTTGCGACGCCATCGGCATGCCACCGCTTATATTGCCGGCCTCGGTCTGCTGATTTTGCTGGGACTGTTTATCGGGTATCCGCATCTGACGGCCCTCGACCAGGGCGTGATGACCCTGGTGCAAGAACACCGCAGCCCAATGCTCGATGAAGTGGCGGTGACCTTCACGCTGATCGGTGAATTCCGCTACATGCTGGTATTCAGCGCCCTGTTGACCGGCCTGCTGTTGCTCACCCGGCAATGGCGCCAGGCAATCTTCGCCGGCGGTACGCTATTGTTTACCGCCCTGGGCAACACCGTGACCAAGCAATTTTTCGCCCGTGTGCGTCCGGAAGTATTGAGCGACCCGCTGACCAGTTACAGCATGCCCAGCGGCCACGCTTCGGGCTCTTTTGCGCTATTCCTGACCCTCGCGGTGCTCGCCGGTCGCGGGCAGCCGCCACGGATGCGCCTGACCTGGCTGCTGCTGGGCTGCCTGCCGGCGCTGTCGATTGCCTTGTCGCGGGTGTACCTCGGCGCGCACTGGCCGACAGACGTGCTGGCCGGCGCGATGCTGGCGGCGTGTGTCTGTGCCGCGGGCCTGTGGCTGAGTCAACGCCAGACGCCGCTCAACGCCATGCCGCCGAAGGTCTGGTGGCTGGTGTTGCCGTCGTTGCTGGCGCTGTTTGCCTTTTTTGCGTTGCGCCATTTGCCGCATACGATGTTGCGCTACGCCTACTGA
- a CDS encoding DNA-3-methyladenine glycosylase, with translation MSNLTVRAALSALPTALPDAFFDRDAQVLARDLLGKVIRHRVGDLWLSARIIETEAYYCEEKGSHASLGYTEKRKALFLDGGHIYMYYARGGDSLNFSAQGPGNAVLIKSAYPWVDELSGPASLAQMLLNNPDAQGRPRPAQKLCAGQTLLCKSLGLKVPVWDAKRFDHEVLLVQDIGPAPVHIVQTTRLGIPHGRDEHLMYRFVDAAYAPYCTRNPLRRGQVEGRDYFLL, from the coding sequence ATGTCCAACCTGACTGTTCGCGCCGCCCTTTCAGCCTTGCCCACGGCGCTGCCGGATGCTTTTTTCGACCGCGACGCACAAGTCCTGGCCCGGGATTTACTCGGTAAAGTCATCCGTCACCGGGTGGGCGACCTGTGGCTCAGCGCCCGGATCATCGAGACCGAAGCGTATTACTGCGAAGAAAAAGGCAGCCACGCGTCCCTTGGCTACACAGAAAAACGTAAGGCTTTGTTTCTGGATGGCGGCCACATCTATATGTATTACGCCCGGGGCGGCGATTCTCTGAACTTCAGTGCCCAAGGGCCGGGCAATGCCGTGCTGATCAAATCCGCCTATCCGTGGGTCGATGAATTGAGCGGGCCGGCGAGTCTGGCGCAGATGCTGCTGAACAACCCCGACGCCCAGGGCCGCCCTCGCCCCGCGCAAAAACTCTGCGCCGGCCAGACCTTGCTCTGCAAATCGCTGGGGTTGAAGGTGCCGGTCTGGGACGCCAAGCGCTTTGATCATGAAGTGTTGCTGGTGCAAGACATCGGCCCCGCCCCCGTCCACATCGTTCAAACCACGCGACTGGGCATTCCCCATGGCCGTGACGAACACCTGATGTACCGCTTTGTCGATGCGGCGTATGCGCCGTACTGCACGCGGAACCCGCTGCGCCGGGGGCAGGTCGAAGGTCGCGATTATTTTTTGCTGTGA
- a CDS encoding glutamate-5-semialdehyde dehydrogenase — translation MTESVLDYMTRLGRAAREASRIIGRASTAQKNRALQAAANALDAARGELTAANELDLAAGRANGLDAALLERLALTPARIDSMIVGLRQVAALPDPVGAIRDMSFRPSGIQVGKMRVPLGVIGIIYESRPNVTIDAASLCLKSGNATILRGGSEAIHSNRAIAACIQRGLAEAELPAAVVQVVETTDRAAVGALITMPEYVDVIVPRGGKGLIERVSRDARVPVIKHLDGICHVYVSAHADLAKAQRIAFNAKTYRYGICGAMETLLVDQTVAKDFLPSMAAQFREKGVELRGCERTRAIIDAAAATEEDWNTEYLAPILSIRVVDGLDQAIEHINKHGSHHTDSIVSENLADTRRFVAEVDSSSVMINTPTCFADGFEYGLGAEIGISTDKLHARGPVGLEGLTCEKYIVVGDGQLRGQESV, via the coding sequence ATGACTGAGTCCGTCCTCGACTACATGACCCGCCTGGGTCGCGCTGCCCGCGAAGCGTCGCGCATCATCGGCCGTGCCAGCACTGCGCAGAAAAACCGCGCCTTGCAGGCTGCTGCCAATGCGCTGGACGCCGCGCGCGGCGAGTTGACGGCCGCCAATGAACTGGATCTGGCCGCCGGTCGGGCCAACGGTCTTGACGCTGCCTTGCTGGAGCGTCTGGCGCTGACCCCGGCGCGCATCGACAGCATGATCGTCGGTCTGCGCCAGGTTGCAGCCCTGCCGGACCCGGTCGGCGCAATCCGCGACATGAGCTTTCGCCCGTCCGGCATCCAGGTCGGCAAGATGCGTGTGCCGTTGGGCGTGATCGGCATCATTTACGAATCCCGGCCAAACGTGACCATCGATGCCGCCAGCCTGTGTCTGAAGTCCGGTAACGCGACCATCCTGCGTGGCGGCTCCGAAGCGATTCATTCCAACCGTGCCATTGCCGCCTGCATCCAGCGCGGCCTGGCCGAAGCCGAGCTGCCGGCCGCCGTGGTGCAAGTGGTCGAGACCACCGACCGTGCCGCCGTTGGCGCGTTGATCACCATGCCGGAATACGTCGACGTCATCGTGCCGCGCGGTGGCAAGGGCCTGATCGAACGGGTCAGCCGCGACGCCCGCGTGCCCGTGATCAAGCACCTGGACGGCATTTGCCACGTTTACGTCAGTGCCCACGCCGATCTGGCGAAAGCCCAGCGCATCGCCTTCAACGCCAAGACTTACCGGTATGGCATCTGCGGCGCGATGGAAACCCTGCTGGTAGATCAAACCGTCGCCAAGGATTTCCTGCCATCGATGGCCGCTCAGTTCCGCGAAAAAGGCGTCGAGCTGCGCGGTTGCGAACGTACGCGGGCGATCATTGATGCTGCGGCGGCGACTGAAGAAGACTGGAACACCGAATACCTGGCGCCGATCTTGTCGATCCGCGTCGTCGATGGCTTGGATCAGGCCATCGAGCATATTAATAAGCACGGCTCCCATCACACCGATTCGATCGTCAGCGAAAACCTCGCTGACACCCGGCGTTTCGTGGCCGAAGTCGACTCATCGTCGGTGATGATCAACACCCCGACCTGCTTCGCCGATGGCTTTGAATACGGATTGGGTGCCGAGATTGGCATTTCTACTGATAAGCTGCACGCCCGCGGCCCGGTGGGCCTCGAAGGTTTGACCTGCGAGAAGTACATCGTGGTCGGTGACGGCCAGTTGCGCGGACAGGAGTCGGTCTGA
- the nadD gene encoding nicotinate-nucleotide adenylyltransferase — MGDLDPSAPVTAGEAGPRRIGVLGGTFDPVHIGHLRGALEVAESLGLDELRLTPSARPPHRNTPQVSAQDRLAMVECAVAGVAPLVVDARELQRDKPSYTIDTLELMRAEMAADTQVFLLLGWDAFCGLPTWHRWEELLQHCHILVLQRPDADSEPPDALRNLLAARSVSDPLALKGPSGQIAFVWQTPLAVSATQIRQLLASGKSVRFLVPDAVLAYIDAHGLYRASN, encoded by the coding sequence TTGGGCGACCTCGACCCGTCAGCCCCGGTCACTGCCGGCGAGGCTGGGCCTCGACGCATTGGCGTGCTGGGCGGAACCTTCGACCCGGTGCACATCGGCCATTTGCGCGGTGCACTGGAAGTCGCCGAATCCCTGGGGCTCGATGAGCTGCGTCTGACACCCAGTGCCAGACCGCCTCATCGGAATACGCCACAGGTGTCGGCGCAGGACCGTCTGGCGATGGTCGAGTGCGCGGTGGCCGGTGTGGCACCGTTGGTGGTGGACGCCCGCGAATTGCAGCGGGACAAACCGTCCTACACTATCGATACCCTGGAATTGATGCGTGCTGAGATGGCCGCGGATACCCAGGTTTTTCTACTTTTGGGCTGGGACGCATTTTGCGGCCTGCCCACTTGGCACCGCTGGGAAGAGTTGCTCCAGCATTGCCACATCCTGGTGCTGCAACGCCCGGATGCCGACAGCGAACCGCCGGATGCCTTGCGCAATCTGTTGGCGGCACGCTCGGTGAGCGACCCGCTGGCCCTCAAAGGGCCGAGCGGACAGATTGCATTCGTCTGGCAGACGCCGCTCGCGGTATCCGCCACCCAGATCCGTCAACTGCTGGCCAGCGGTAAGTCGGTACGTTTCCTGGTGCCCGACGCGGTCCTGGCCTACATCGATGCGCACGGTCTTTACCGTGCGTCGAACTGA
- the rsfS gene encoding ribosome silencing factor, whose translation MTNKDVTKVKRKGTFKSAPLPEPVLTTEPLKGDELVKIAVAALEDVKGQDIQVIDVREKQSITDYMIIATGTSNRQIGAMLDKVREAVKALGVKPLGEEGKGDSDWVLLDMDDVIVHMMTASARQFYDLERLWSGAEQSRALNAAHHSPENTHEHFIKLNKDQQ comes from the coding sequence ATGACGAACAAAGACGTAACTAAAGTAAAGCGCAAAGGCACGTTCAAGAGCGCCCCGCTGCCTGAGCCGGTTCTTACCACCGAGCCGCTGAAGGGTGACGAGCTGGTCAAGATTGCCGTAGCTGCCCTGGAAGACGTAAAAGGCCAGGACATCCAGGTCATCGACGTTCGCGAAAAGCAGAGCATCACTGACTACATGATCATCGCCACCGGTACCTCCAACCGCCAGATCGGCGCGATGCTGGACAAGGTTCGCGAAGCGGTCAAAGCCCTCGGCGTCAAGCCGTTGGGTGAAGAAGGCAAGGGCGACAGCGACTGGGTCCTGCTGGATATGGACGACGTGATCGTGCACATGATGACCGCTTCGGCTCGTCAGTTTTACGACCTCGAGCGCCTGTGGTCCGGTGCCGAGCAGAGCCGTGCGCTGAACGCGGCTCACCACAGCCCGGAAAACACCCACGAGCATTTCATCAAGCTCAACAAAGACCAGCAATAA
- the rlmH gene encoding 23S rRNA (pseudouridine(1915)-N(3))-methyltransferase RlmH — MRLRLIAVGSRMPKWVEEGWHEYAKRLPSELALELVEIPLNTRGKNADVARFIRQEGEAMLAKVGPNERVVTLEVHGKPWSTEQLAVELDRWRLDSRTVNFMVGGPEGLAPEVCARADQRWSLSPLTLPHPLVRILIGEQLYRAWTVLSGHPYHK; from the coding sequence GTGCGACTGCGACTGATCGCCGTCGGTTCACGCATGCCCAAGTGGGTGGAAGAAGGCTGGCATGAATATGCCAAGCGTCTTCCGTCCGAGCTGGCGCTGGAACTGGTGGAAATACCGCTCAACACCCGTGGCAAGAACGCCGACGTGGCGCGCTTCATCCGTCAGGAAGGCGAAGCCATGCTGGCCAAGGTCGGGCCGAACGAGCGGGTTGTCACCCTCGAAGTCCACGGCAAGCCCTGGAGTACCGAGCAACTGGCGGTCGAACTCGATCGCTGGCGGCTGGACTCGCGCACGGTGAATTTCATGGTCGGTGGCCCCGAAGGGCTGGCGCCGGAAGTCTGTGCCCGGGCTGATCAGCGCTGGTCGTTGTCGCCGTTGACGTTGCCGCACCCGCTGGTGCGGATTCTGATCGGCGAACAGTTGTATCGTGCCTGGACAGTGTTGTCCGGCCACCCTTACCACAAGTAG
- the mrdA gene encoding penicillin-binding protein 2 produces MSQPIRIKDHEKDARLVRGRVVFGAIAVVALICVLIARLYFLQVIQYEYHSTLSENNRVHVQPIPPTRGLIFDRNGVVVADNRPSFSLSMTRERSGDWQQVLDVIVQVLELTPEDRVIFEKRMKQGRRPFEPVPILFELTEEQIARIAVNQFRLPGVEVVAQLVRHYPQGAHFAHSVGYMGRINEKELKSLDPVNYSGTHHIGKTGIERFYEPELHGQVGYEEVETNARGRVLRVLKRTDPIPGKDIVLSLDIKLQEAAELALGGRRGAVVALDPATGEVLAMVSQPSFDPNLFVTGISFKAYAELRDSIDRPLFNRVLRGLYPPGSTIKPAVAIAGLDSGVVTASTRVFDPGYYQLPNYDHKYRNWNRTGDGFVDLDTAIMRSNDTYFYDLAHKLGIDRLSSYMGKFGIGQKVSLDMFEESPGLMPSREWKRATRRQAWFPGETLILGIGQGYMQSTPLQLAQATALVANKGVWNRPHLAKTVEGEKPKDEDPMPDIVLRDPSDWAKVNHGMQQVMHGARGTARKAAIGSQYRIAGKSGTAQVVAIKQGEKYDRSKVQERHRDHALFVGFAPADNPKIVVSVMVENGESGSGVAAPVVRQVMDAWLLDQDGRLKPEYAGPISAEATAREE; encoded by the coding sequence ATGTCCCAGCCGATCCGCATCAAGGACCACGAAAAAGACGCCCGTCTGGTGCGTGGCCGCGTCGTGTTCGGGGCAATTGCGGTGGTGGCGCTAATCTGCGTGCTGATCGCGCGGCTGTATTTCCTCCAGGTCATCCAGTACGAGTACCACTCGACCCTGTCGGAAAACAACCGCGTCCACGTGCAGCCGATTCCGCCGACTCGTGGGCTGATCTTCGACCGTAATGGCGTGGTGGTGGCCGATAACCGGCCCAGCTTCAGCCTGAGTATGACCCGCGAGCGCTCCGGCGACTGGCAGCAAGTGCTCGACGTGATCGTCCAGGTGCTGGAACTGACGCCCGAGGACCGGGTGATCTTCGAGAAACGCATGAAGCAGGGGCGCCGGCCGTTCGAGCCGGTGCCGATCCTGTTCGAGCTGACCGAAGAGCAGATCGCGCGGATCGCGGTGAACCAGTTCCGGTTGCCGGGTGTGGAAGTGGTCGCGCAGTTGGTGCGGCATTACCCGCAGGGCGCGCATTTTGCGCACTCCGTGGGCTACATGGGCCGGATCAACGAGAAAGAGCTGAAGTCGCTGGACCCGGTCAACTACAGCGGCACCCATCACATCGGCAAGACCGGCATTGAGCGCTTCTACGAGCCCGAGCTGCACGGCCAGGTAGGGTACGAAGAAGTCGAGACCAACGCTCGGGGCCGCGTATTGCGTGTGCTCAAGCGTACCGATCCGATTCCCGGCAAGGACATCGTCCTGAGCCTGGACATCAAATTGCAGGAAGCCGCCGAGTTGGCGCTCGGTGGTCGCCGTGGTGCGGTGGTGGCGCTGGACCCGGCAACCGGCGAAGTGCTGGCGATGGTCAGTCAGCCGAGCTTCGACCCGAACCTGTTCGTCACCGGCATCAGCTTCAAGGCCTATGCCGAGTTGCGCGATTCGATTGACCGGCCGCTGTTCAACCGCGTCCTGCGCGGTCTGTACCCGCCGGGCTCGACCATCAAGCCAGCGGTGGCGATTGCCGGCCTGGATTCCGGTGTGGTCACAGCCTCGACCCGTGTGTTCGACCCGGGTTATTACCAACTGCCCAACTACGATCACAAATACCGTAACTGGAACCGTACCGGCGACGGCTTCGTCGACCTGGACACGGCGATCATGCGTTCCAACGACACCTACTTCTATGACCTGGCCCACAAGCTGGGCATCGATCGGTTGTCCTCGTACATGGGCAAGTTCGGCATTGGCCAGAAGGTCTCGCTGGACATGTTCGAAGAATCGCCCGGGCTGATGCCGTCCCGCGAGTGGAAGCGTGCAACCCGGCGTCAGGCCTGGTTCCCGGGCGAAACCCTGATTCTGGGGATCGGCCAGGGCTACATGCAGTCGACGCCGCTGCAACTGGCGCAAGCCACGGCGCTGGTGGCCAACAAAGGTGTGTGGAACCGTCCGCACCTGGCCAAGACCGTCGAAGGCGAAAAGCCCAAGGATGAAGATCCGATGCCGGACATCGTCCTGCGCGACCCGTCCGACTGGGCCAAGGTCAACCACGGCATGCAGCAAGTGATGCACGGCGCGCGCGGCACCGCGCGCAAAGCGGCCATCGGTTCGCAATACCGGATCGCCGGCAAAAGCGGTACGGCCCAGGTGGTCGCGATCAAGCAGGGCGAGAAGTACGACCGTTCCAAGGTGCAGGAGCGTCACCGCGACCACGCCTTGTTCGTCGGCTTCGCGCCGGCCGACAACCCGAAAATCGTGGTGTCGGTGATGGTCGAGAACGGCGAGTCCGGCTCCGGCGTCGCCGCGCCGGTTGTACGTCAAGTCATGGATGCCTGGCTCCTGGACCAGGATGGACGACTCAAACCTGAGTACGCCGGCCCTATCAGCGCGGAGGCTACGGCCCGTGAAGAGTAA
- the rodA gene encoding rod shape-determining protein RodA translates to MRRRATLLQRLHIDGPLLILLLTLAAGSLFVLYSASGKSWDLLGKQATSFGIGLVSMIVIAQFEPRFMARWVPVGYVLGVLLLVVVDVMGHNAMGATRWINIPGVIRFQPSEFMKILMPATIAWYLSKRTLPPQLKHVGVSLFLIGLPFILIVRQPDLGTSLLILAGGAFVLFMGGLRWRWILSVIAAAVPVAVAMWFFIMHDYQKQRILTFLDPESDPLGTGWNIIQSKAAIGSGGVFGKGWLLGTQSHLDFLPESHTDFIIAVLGEEFGLVGICALLLIYLLLIGRGLVITAQAQTLFGKLLAGSLTMTFFVYVFVNIGMVSGLLPVVGVPLPFISYGGTSLVTLLSAFGVLMSIHTHRKWIAQV, encoded by the coding sequence ATGCGTCGCCGAGCGACGCTGTTGCAACGCCTGCACATTGACGGCCCATTGCTGATCCTGCTGCTGACCCTCGCCGCCGGCAGCCTGTTTGTGCTGTATTCGGCCAGTGGCAAGAGCTGGGATCTGCTGGGCAAGCAAGCCACTTCATTCGGTATCGGCCTGGTGTCGATGATCGTCATCGCCCAGTTCGAACCACGTTTCATGGCCCGTTGGGTGCCGGTCGGCTACGTGCTCGGCGTGCTGTTGCTGGTAGTGGTGGACGTCATGGGCCACAACGCCATGGGCGCCACGCGCTGGATCAACATTCCCGGGGTGATCCGCTTCCAGCCCTCGGAATTCATGAAGATCCTGATGCCGGCGACCATCGCCTGGTACTTGTCCAAACGCACGTTGCCACCGCAGCTCAAGCACGTGGGCGTCAGTCTGTTCCTGATTGGCTTGCCGTTTATCCTGATCGTGCGTCAGCCGGATCTCGGCACTTCGCTGCTGATCCTGGCCGGCGGCGCGTTCGTGCTGTTCATGGGCGGCCTGCGCTGGCGCTGGATCCTCAGCGTGATCGCCGCGGCAGTGCCGGTGGCGGTGGCGATGTGGTTCTTCATCATGCACGACTACCAGAAGCAGCGAATCCTGACGTTCCTCGACCCGGAAAGCGATCCGCTGGGCACCGGCTGGAACATCATTCAGTCCAAGGCTGCCATCGGTTCTGGCGGCGTTTTCGGCAAGGGCTGGTTGCTGGGTACCCAGTCGCACCTGGACTTCCTGCCCGAAAGCCACACCGACTTCATTATTGCGGTGTTGGGCGAGGAATTCGGCCTGGTGGGCATTTGCGCACTGTTGCTGATTTACCTGTTGTTGATCGGTCGCGGGCTGGTGATTACCGCCCAGGCCCAGACTTTGTTCGGCAAATTGCTCGCAGGCAGCCTGACCATGACGTTTTTTGTTTACGTTTTCGTCAACATCGGTATGGTCAGTGGCCTGTTGCCGGTTGTGGGGGTGCCGTTGCCGTTCATTAGCTACGGAGGAACTTCGCTGGTGACGCTGCTGTCAGCGTTTGGGGTTTTGATGTCGATCCATACCCATCGTAAGTGGATCGCACAGGTTTGA
- the mltB gene encoding lytic murein transglycosylase B, whose translation MQAMRGWATRYAPWVGLVGILGTAETRAGDYEGSPQVAEFVGEMTRDYGFAGEQLMGVFREAARKQAILDAISKPAERVKQWNEYRPMFITDARIARGVDFWRQHEAVLARAEQEYGVPAQVIVSIIGVETFFGRNTGNYRVIDALSTLGFDYPPRAEFFRKELREFLLLAREEQVDPLTLKGSYAGAMGLPQFMPSSFRAYAVDFDGDGHINIWTNPDDAIGSVASYFKRHGWVAGEPVVSRADVRGDQVDEGLTTGIEPTKTVGELRALGWSSHDALRDDMPVTAFRLEGDNGPEYWMGLKNFYAITRYNRSVMYAMAVHQLSEQLVQARGVK comes from the coding sequence ATGCAAGCAATGCGTGGCTGGGCGACTCGATACGCGCCGTGGGTCGGCCTGGTAGGCATCCTTGGTACCGCAGAAACGCGGGCCGGCGATTACGAAGGCTCACCCCAGGTGGCCGAATTCGTCGGTGAAATGACCCGCGACTACGGTTTTGCCGGTGAACAGCTGATGGGCGTGTTCCGCGAAGCCGCGCGCAAGCAGGCGATCCTGGACGCTATTTCCAAACCTGCCGAGCGGGTTAAACAGTGGAACGAATATCGCCCGATGTTCATTACCGACGCGCGCATTGCCCGTGGCGTGGACTTCTGGCGCCAGCACGAGGCGGTGTTGGCCCGTGCCGAGCAGGAATATGGCGTACCGGCTCAGGTAATTGTCTCGATCATCGGCGTTGAAACCTTTTTCGGCCGCAATACCGGCAATTACCGGGTGATCGATGCATTGTCGACCCTGGGTTTCGACTATCCTCCCCGTGCCGAATTCTTCCGTAAGGAATTGCGTGAATTCCTGCTGCTGGCCCGGGAAGAGCAGGTCGACCCGTTGACCCTCAAAGGTTCCTACGCCGGTGCCATGGGCCTGCCGCAGTTCATGCCGAGCAGTTTTCGCGCGTATGCGGTGGACTTCGACGGTGACGGCCACATTAATATCTGGACCAATCCGGACGATGCCATCGGCAGCGTCGCCAGTTATTTCAAGCGTCACGGCTGGGTTGCCGGCGAGCCTGTGGTCAGCCGCGCCGATGTGCGTGGCGATCAGGTGGACGAGGGTTTGACCACCGGCATTGAGCCGACGAAAACCGTCGGGGAGTTGCGGGCGTTGGGCTGGTCGAGTCATGATGCGCTGCGCGATGATATGCCCGTCACCGCTTTCCGCCTGGAAGGTGACAATGGCCCCGAGTACTGGATGGGCCTGAAGAATTTCTACGCGATCACGCGTTATAACCGCAGCGTGATGTACGCCATGGCCGTACATCAACTGTCTGAACAGCTGGTCCAAGCACGGGGCGTCAAGTAA